One window of Bos indicus isolate NIAB-ARS_2022 breed Sahiwal x Tharparkar chromosome 18, NIAB-ARS_B.indTharparkar_mat_pri_1.0, whole genome shotgun sequence genomic DNA carries:
- the SLC9A5 gene encoding sodium/hydrogen exchanger 5 isoform X2 produces the protein MPSRLFFDNLGAILTYAVVGTLWNAFTTGAALWGLQQAGLVAPRVQAGLLDFLLFGSLISAVDPVAVLAVFEEVHVNETLFIIVFGESLLNDAVTVVLYKVCNSFVEMGSANVRATDYLKGVASLFVVSLGGAAVGLVFAFLLALTTRFTKRVRIIEPLLVFLLAYAAYLTAEMASLSAILAVTMCGLGCKKYVEANISHKSRTAVKYTMKTLASCAETVIFMLLGISAVDSSKWAWDSGLVLGTLFFILFFRALGVVLQTWVLNQFRLVPLDKIDQVVMSYGGLRGAVAFALVILLDRTKVPAKDYFVATTIVVVFFTVIVQGLTIKPLVKWLKVKRSEHHKPTLNQELHEHTFDHILAAVEDVVGHHGYHYWRDRWEQFDKKYLSQLLMRRSAYRIRDQIWDVYYRLNIRDAISFVDQGGHVLSSTGLTLPSMPSRNSVAETSVTNLLRESGSGACLDLQVIDTVRSGRDREDAVMHHLLCGGLYKPRRRYKASCSRHFISEDAQERQDKEVFQQNMKRRLESFKSTKHNICFTKSKPRPRKASRKKKDGVANTEATNGKPPRDLGFHDTAAVILTVESEEEEDSDSSETEKEDDEGIIFVARATSEVLQEGKVSGSLEVCPSPRIIPPSPTCAEKELPWKSAQGDLAVYVSSETTKIVPVDMQTGWNQSISSLESLASPPCTQAPTMTRLPPRPRAPEEPQAPLKLPLSSDPRSCFAFPPSLAKAGRSRSESSADIPRQQELQPLMGHEDHTHLSPGTANSHWCIHFNKGGRL, from the exons ATGCCCAGCCGGCTGTTCTTTGACAATTTGGGTGCCATCCTCACCTATGCCGTGGTGGGCACACTCTGGAATGCCTTCACAACGGGTGCTGCCCTCTGGGGCCTGCAGCAGGCTGGACTTGTGG CCCCTAGAGTGCAGGCTGGCTTGCTGGACTTCCTGCTGTTTGGGAGCCTCATCTCAGCAGTGGATCCCGTGGCCGTGCTGGCTGTCTTTGAGGAGGTGCATGTCAACGAGACCCTCTTTATCATCGTCTTTGGCGAGTCCCTGCTCAACGATGCAGTCACCGTG GTGCTGTACAAGGTCTGCAACTCTTTTGTGGAGATGGGCTCTGCCAACGTGCGGGCCACTGACTACCTGAAGGGAGTCG cctccttgTTTGTGGTCAGTCTGGGCGGGGCAGCCGTGGGCTTAGTCTTTGCCTTCCTCCTGGCCCTGACCACACGCTTCACCAAGCGGGTCCGCATCATCGAGCCGCTGCTGGTCTTCCTCCTCGCCTACGCAGCCTACCTTACCGCTGAAATGGCCTCGCTCTCTGCCATTCTTGC GGTGACTATGTGTGGCCTGGGCTGTAAGAAGTATGTGGAGGCCAACATCTCCCATAAGTCCCGCACAGCTGTCAAGTACACCATGAAGACTCTAGCCAGCTGCGCGGAGACCGTCATCTTCATGCTGCTCGGCATCTCGGCCGTGGACTCTTCCAAGTGGGCCTGGGACTCTGGGCTGGTGCTGGGCACCCTCTTCTTCATCCTGTTCTTCCGAGCCCTCG GCGTAGTCCTGCAGACGTGGGTGCTGAATCAGTTCCGGCTGGTCCCTCTGGACAAGATTGACCAGGTGGTGATGTCCTATGGGGGCCTGCGGGGGGCTGTGGCCTTCGCTCTCGTCATCCTCCTGGACAGGACCAAGGTCCCTGCCAAGGACTACTTTGTAGCCACCACAATTGTGGTGGTCTTCTTCACAGTCATCGTGCAG GGCCTGACCATCAAGCCACTGGTCAAGTGGCTGAAGGTGAAGAGGAGTGAGCATCACAAACCCACCCTGAACCAGGAGCTGCATGAGCAC ACTTTTGACCACATTCTGGCTGCAGTGGAGGACGTTGTGGGGCACCATGGCTATCACTACTGGAGGGACAG GTGGGAGCAGTTTGATAAGAAGTACCTGAGTCAGCTGTTGATGCGGCGCTCAGCCTACCGCATCCGGGACCAGATCTGGGATGTGTATTACAGACTCAACATCCGGGACGCCATCAGCTTCGTGGATCAG GGAGGCCATGTCTTGTCCTCCACTGGGCTCACTCTGCCCTCCATGCCCAGCCGCAATTCTGTGGCAGAGACCTCCGTCACCAACCTGCT GAGGGAGAGTGGCAGTGGAGCGTGTCTGGATCTGCAGGTGATTGACACAGTGCGTAGTGGCCGGGACCGGGAGGACGCGGTGATGCACCATCTGCTCTGCGGAGGCCTCTACAAGCCGCGCCGCAGG TACAAAGCCAGCTGCAGCCGCCACTTCATCTCTGAGGACGCGCAGGAGCGCCAGGACAAGGAGGTCTTCCAGCAGAACATGAAGCGGCGGCTGGAGTCCTTTAAGTCCACCAAGCACAACATCTGCTTCACCAAGAGCAAGCCACGACCCCGCAAGGCCAGCCGCAAGAAG AAGGATGGCGTGGCTAACACTGAGGCTACAAACGGGAAACCTCCTCGAGACCTGGGCTTCCATGACACAG CTGCTGTGATCTTAACCGTGGagtctgaggaggaggaggacagcgACAgttcagagacagagaaggaggatgACGAAGGGATCATCTTTGTGGCTCGGGCCACCAGTGAGGTTCTCCAAGAGGGCAAGGTCTCAG GGAGCCTTGAGGTGTGCCCCAGCCCACGCATCATCCCCCCATCCCCAACCTGTGCGGAGAAGGAGCTGCCCTGGAAGAGTGCACAGGGGGACCTGGCCGTCTACGTGTCCTCAGAAACCACCAAGATTGTGCCCGTGGACATGCAGACAGGCTGGAACCAGAGCATCTCATCCCTGGAGAGCTTGGCATCCCCGCCATGTACTCAGGCCCCAACGATGACCCGCCTGCCTCCCCGCCCACGGGCCCCAGAAGAGCCCCAGGCCCCTCTCAAGCTGCCCCTCTCCTCTGATCCTCGCTCTTGCTTCGCCTTCCCCCCGAGCCTGGCCAAGGCGGGCCGTTCTCGCAGTGAGAGCAGCGCTGACATCCCCCGGCAGCAGGAGCTGCAGCCCCTCATGGGACACGAGGACCACACCCATCTCAGCCCGGGCACCGCCAACTCCCACTGGTGCATCCACTTCAACAAAGGCGGCCGGCTGTAG
- the SLC9A5 gene encoding sodium/hydrogen exchanger 5 isoform X3, protein MLRAALPLLGLPLAGAGATEEPTQEPGSPGEPPPGLALFRWQWHEVEAPYLVALWILVASLAKIVFHLSRKVTSLVPESCLLILLGLALGGIVLAVAKKAEYQLEPGTFFLFLLPPIVLDSGYFMPSRLFFDNLGAILTYAVVGTLWNAFTTGAALWGLQQAGLVAPRVQAGLLDFLLFGSLISAVDPVAVLAVFEEVHVNETLFIIVFGESLLNDAVTVVLYKVCNSFVEMGSANVRATDYLKGVASLFVVSLGGAAVGLVFAFLLALTTRFTKRVRIIEPLLVFLLAYAAYLTAEMASLSAILAVTMCGLGCKKYVEANISHKSRTAVKYTMKTLASCAETVIFMLLGISAVDSSKWAWDSGLVLGTLFFILFFRALGVVLQTWVLNQFRLVPLDKIDQVVMSYGGLRGAVAFALVILLDRTKVPAKDYFVATTIVVVFFTVIVQGLTIKPLVKWLKVKRSEHHKPTLNQELHEHTFDHILAAVEDVVGHHGYHYWRDRWEQFDKKYLSQLLMRRSAYRIRDQIWDVYYRLNIRDAISFVDQGGHVLSSTGLTLPSMPSRNSVAETSVTNLLRESGSGACLDLQVIDTVRSGRDREDAVMHHLLCGGLYKPRRRYKASCSRHFISEDAQERQDKEVFQQNMKRRLESFKSTKHNICFTKSKPRPRKASRKKKDGVANTEATNGKPPRDLGFHDTAAVILTVESEEEEDSDSSETEKEDDEGIIFVARATSEVLQEGKVSVGCSNKNPDKDPHMKFGG, encoded by the exons ATGCTGCGCGCCGCACTGCCGCTGCTCGGGTTGCCCCTGGCGGGGGCAGGAGCAACCGAAGAGCCCACCCAGGAGCCGGGGTCGCCGGGTGAGCCTCCCCCAGGGTTGGCGCTCTTCCGCTGGCAGTGGCACGAGGTGGAGGCGCCCTACTTGGTAGCCCTCTGGATCCTGGTGGCCAGCCTGGCTAAAATCG TGTTTCACTTGTCTCGGAAGGTGACGTCTCTGGTCCCCGAGAGCTGTCTGCTGATTTTGCTGGGACTGGCACTGGGGGGCATTGTCTTGGCTGTGGCCAAGAAAGCGGAGTACCAGCTGGAGCCAGgcaccttcttcctcttcttgttgCCTCCTATTGTGCTGGACTCGGGCTATTTCATGCCCAGCCGGCTGTTCTTTGACAATTTGGGTGCCATCCTCACCTATGCCGTGGTGGGCACACTCTGGAATGCCTTCACAACGGGTGCTGCCCTCTGGGGCCTGCAGCAGGCTGGACTTGTGG CCCCTAGAGTGCAGGCTGGCTTGCTGGACTTCCTGCTGTTTGGGAGCCTCATCTCAGCAGTGGATCCCGTGGCCGTGCTGGCTGTCTTTGAGGAGGTGCATGTCAACGAGACCCTCTTTATCATCGTCTTTGGCGAGTCCCTGCTCAACGATGCAGTCACCGTG GTGCTGTACAAGGTCTGCAACTCTTTTGTGGAGATGGGCTCTGCCAACGTGCGGGCCACTGACTACCTGAAGGGAGTCG cctccttgTTTGTGGTCAGTCTGGGCGGGGCAGCCGTGGGCTTAGTCTTTGCCTTCCTCCTGGCCCTGACCACACGCTTCACCAAGCGGGTCCGCATCATCGAGCCGCTGCTGGTCTTCCTCCTCGCCTACGCAGCCTACCTTACCGCTGAAATGGCCTCGCTCTCTGCCATTCTTGC GGTGACTATGTGTGGCCTGGGCTGTAAGAAGTATGTGGAGGCCAACATCTCCCATAAGTCCCGCACAGCTGTCAAGTACACCATGAAGACTCTAGCCAGCTGCGCGGAGACCGTCATCTTCATGCTGCTCGGCATCTCGGCCGTGGACTCTTCCAAGTGGGCCTGGGACTCTGGGCTGGTGCTGGGCACCCTCTTCTTCATCCTGTTCTTCCGAGCCCTCG GCGTAGTCCTGCAGACGTGGGTGCTGAATCAGTTCCGGCTGGTCCCTCTGGACAAGATTGACCAGGTGGTGATGTCCTATGGGGGCCTGCGGGGGGCTGTGGCCTTCGCTCTCGTCATCCTCCTGGACAGGACCAAGGTCCCTGCCAAGGACTACTTTGTAGCCACCACAATTGTGGTGGTCTTCTTCACAGTCATCGTGCAG GGCCTGACCATCAAGCCACTGGTCAAGTGGCTGAAGGTGAAGAGGAGTGAGCATCACAAACCCACCCTGAACCAGGAGCTGCATGAGCAC ACTTTTGACCACATTCTGGCTGCAGTGGAGGACGTTGTGGGGCACCATGGCTATCACTACTGGAGGGACAG GTGGGAGCAGTTTGATAAGAAGTACCTGAGTCAGCTGTTGATGCGGCGCTCAGCCTACCGCATCCGGGACCAGATCTGGGATGTGTATTACAGACTCAACATCCGGGACGCCATCAGCTTCGTGGATCAG GGAGGCCATGTCTTGTCCTCCACTGGGCTCACTCTGCCCTCCATGCCCAGCCGCAATTCTGTGGCAGAGACCTCCGTCACCAACCTGCT GAGGGAGAGTGGCAGTGGAGCGTGTCTGGATCTGCAGGTGATTGACACAGTGCGTAGTGGCCGGGACCGGGAGGACGCGGTGATGCACCATCTGCTCTGCGGAGGCCTCTACAAGCCGCGCCGCAGG TACAAAGCCAGCTGCAGCCGCCACTTCATCTCTGAGGACGCGCAGGAGCGCCAGGACAAGGAGGTCTTCCAGCAGAACATGAAGCGGCGGCTGGAGTCCTTTAAGTCCACCAAGCACAACATCTGCTTCACCAAGAGCAAGCCACGACCCCGCAAGGCCAGCCGCAAGAAG AAGGATGGCGTGGCTAACACTGAGGCTACAAACGGGAAACCTCCTCGAGACCTGGGCTTCCATGACACAG CTGCTGTGATCTTAACCGTGGagtctgaggaggaggaggacagcgACAgttcagagacagagaaggaggatgACGAAGGGATCATCTTTGTGGCTCGGGCCACCAGTGAGGTTCTCCAAGAGGGCAAGGTCTCAG taggTTGTTCAAATAAAAATCCAGACAAAGACCCACACATGAAATTTGGTGGATAA
- the SLC9A5 gene encoding sodium/hydrogen exchanger 5 isoform X5: protein MLRAALPLLGLPLAGAGATEEPTQEPGSPGEPPPGLALFRWQWHEVEAPYLVALWILVASLAKIVFHLSRKVTSLVPESCLLILLGLALGGIVLAVAKKAEYQLEPGTFFLFLLPPIVLDSGYFMPSRLFFDNLGAILTYAVVGTLWNAFTTGAALWGLQQAGLVAPRVQAGLLDFLLFGSLISAVDPVAVLAVFEEVHVNETLFIIVFGESLLNDAVTVVLYKVCNSFVEMGSANVRATDYLKGVASLFVVSLGGAAVGLVFAFLLALTTRFTKRVRIIEPLLVFLLAYAAYLTAEMASLSAILAVTMCGLGCKKYVEANISHKSRTAVKYTMKTLASCAETVIFMLLGISAVDSSKWAWDSGLVLGTLFFILFFRALGVVLQTWVLNQFRLVPLDKIDQVVMSYGGLRGAVAFALVILLDRTKVPAKDYFVATTIVVVFFTVIVQGLTIKPLVKWLKVKRSEHHKPTLNQELHEHTFDHILAAVEDVVGHHGYHYWRDRWEQFDKKYLSQLLMRRSAYRIRDQIWDVYYRLNIRDAISFVDQGGHVLSSTGLTLPSMPSRNSVAETSVTNLLRESGSGACLDLQVIDTVRSGRDREDAVMHHLLCGGLYKPRRRGALRCAPAHASSPHPQPVRRRSCPGRVHRGTWPSTCPQKPPRLCPWTCRQAGTRASHPWRAWHPRHVLRPQR from the exons ATGCTGCGCGCCGCACTGCCGCTGCTCGGGTTGCCCCTGGCGGGGGCAGGAGCAACCGAAGAGCCCACCCAGGAGCCGGGGTCGCCGGGTGAGCCTCCCCCAGGGTTGGCGCTCTTCCGCTGGCAGTGGCACGAGGTGGAGGCGCCCTACTTGGTAGCCCTCTGGATCCTGGTGGCCAGCCTGGCTAAAATCG TGTTTCACTTGTCTCGGAAGGTGACGTCTCTGGTCCCCGAGAGCTGTCTGCTGATTTTGCTGGGACTGGCACTGGGGGGCATTGTCTTGGCTGTGGCCAAGAAAGCGGAGTACCAGCTGGAGCCAGgcaccttcttcctcttcttgttgCCTCCTATTGTGCTGGACTCGGGCTATTTCATGCCCAGCCGGCTGTTCTTTGACAATTTGGGTGCCATCCTCACCTATGCCGTGGTGGGCACACTCTGGAATGCCTTCACAACGGGTGCTGCCCTCTGGGGCCTGCAGCAGGCTGGACTTGTGG CCCCTAGAGTGCAGGCTGGCTTGCTGGACTTCCTGCTGTTTGGGAGCCTCATCTCAGCAGTGGATCCCGTGGCCGTGCTGGCTGTCTTTGAGGAGGTGCATGTCAACGAGACCCTCTTTATCATCGTCTTTGGCGAGTCCCTGCTCAACGATGCAGTCACCGTG GTGCTGTACAAGGTCTGCAACTCTTTTGTGGAGATGGGCTCTGCCAACGTGCGGGCCACTGACTACCTGAAGGGAGTCG cctccttgTTTGTGGTCAGTCTGGGCGGGGCAGCCGTGGGCTTAGTCTTTGCCTTCCTCCTGGCCCTGACCACACGCTTCACCAAGCGGGTCCGCATCATCGAGCCGCTGCTGGTCTTCCTCCTCGCCTACGCAGCCTACCTTACCGCTGAAATGGCCTCGCTCTCTGCCATTCTTGC GGTGACTATGTGTGGCCTGGGCTGTAAGAAGTATGTGGAGGCCAACATCTCCCATAAGTCCCGCACAGCTGTCAAGTACACCATGAAGACTCTAGCCAGCTGCGCGGAGACCGTCATCTTCATGCTGCTCGGCATCTCGGCCGTGGACTCTTCCAAGTGGGCCTGGGACTCTGGGCTGGTGCTGGGCACCCTCTTCTTCATCCTGTTCTTCCGAGCCCTCG GCGTAGTCCTGCAGACGTGGGTGCTGAATCAGTTCCGGCTGGTCCCTCTGGACAAGATTGACCAGGTGGTGATGTCCTATGGGGGCCTGCGGGGGGCTGTGGCCTTCGCTCTCGTCATCCTCCTGGACAGGACCAAGGTCCCTGCCAAGGACTACTTTGTAGCCACCACAATTGTGGTGGTCTTCTTCACAGTCATCGTGCAG GGCCTGACCATCAAGCCACTGGTCAAGTGGCTGAAGGTGAAGAGGAGTGAGCATCACAAACCCACCCTGAACCAGGAGCTGCATGAGCAC ACTTTTGACCACATTCTGGCTGCAGTGGAGGACGTTGTGGGGCACCATGGCTATCACTACTGGAGGGACAG GTGGGAGCAGTTTGATAAGAAGTACCTGAGTCAGCTGTTGATGCGGCGCTCAGCCTACCGCATCCGGGACCAGATCTGGGATGTGTATTACAGACTCAACATCCGGGACGCCATCAGCTTCGTGGATCAG GGAGGCCATGTCTTGTCCTCCACTGGGCTCACTCTGCCCTCCATGCCCAGCCGCAATTCTGTGGCAGAGACCTCCGTCACCAACCTGCT GAGGGAGAGTGGCAGTGGAGCGTGTCTGGATCTGCAGGTGATTGACACAGTGCGTAGTGGCCGGGACCGGGAGGACGCGGTGATGCACCATCTGCTCTGCGGAGGCCTCTACAAGCCGCGCCGCAGG GGAGCCTTGAGGTGTGCCCCAGCCCACGCATCATCCCCCCATCCCCAACCTGTGCGGAGAAGGAGCTGCCCTGGAAGAGTGCACAGGGGGACCTGGCCGTCTACGTGTCCTCAGAAACCACCAAGATTGTGCCCGTGGACATGCAGACAGGCTGGAACCAGAGCATCTCATCCCTGGAGAGCTTGGCATCCCCGCCATGTACTCAGGCCCCAACGATGA
- the SLC9A5 gene encoding sodium/hydrogen exchanger 5 isoform X1: protein MLRAALPLLGLPLAGAGATEEPTQEPGSPGEPPPGLALFRWQWHEVEAPYLVALWILVASLAKIVFHLSRKVTSLVPESCLLILLGLALGGIVLAVAKKAEYQLEPGTFFLFLLPPIVLDSGYFMPSRLFFDNLGAILTYAVVGTLWNAFTTGAALWGLQQAGLVAPRVQAGLLDFLLFGSLISAVDPVAVLAVFEEVHVNETLFIIVFGESLLNDAVTVVLYKVCNSFVEMGSANVRATDYLKGVASLFVVSLGGAAVGLVFAFLLALTTRFTKRVRIIEPLLVFLLAYAAYLTAEMASLSAILAVTMCGLGCKKYVEANISHKSRTAVKYTMKTLASCAETVIFMLLGISAVDSSKWAWDSGLVLGTLFFILFFRALGVVLQTWVLNQFRLVPLDKIDQVVMSYGGLRGAVAFALVILLDRTKVPAKDYFVATTIVVVFFTVIVQGLTIKPLVKWLKVKRSEHHKPTLNQELHEHTFDHILAAVEDVVGHHGYHYWRDRWEQFDKKYLSQLLMRRSAYRIRDQIWDVYYRLNIRDAISFVDQGGHVLSSTGLTLPSMPSRNSVAETSVTNLLRESGSGACLDLQVIDTVRSGRDREDAVMHHLLCGGLYKPRRRYKASCSRHFISEDAQERQDKEVFQQNMKRRLESFKSTKHNICFTKSKPRPRKASRKKKDGVANTEATNGKPPRDLGFHDTAAVILTVESEEEEDSDSSETEKEDDEGIIFVARATSEVLQEGKVSGSLEVCPSPRIIPPSPTCAEKELPWKSAQGDLAVYVSSETTKIVPVDMQTGWNQSISSLESLASPPCTQAPTMTRLPPRPRAPEEPQAPLKLPLSSDPRSCFAFPPSLAKAGRSRSESSADIPRQQELQPLMGHEDHTHLSPGTANSHWCIHFNKGGRL, encoded by the exons ATGCTGCGCGCCGCACTGCCGCTGCTCGGGTTGCCCCTGGCGGGGGCAGGAGCAACCGAAGAGCCCACCCAGGAGCCGGGGTCGCCGGGTGAGCCTCCCCCAGGGTTGGCGCTCTTCCGCTGGCAGTGGCACGAGGTGGAGGCGCCCTACTTGGTAGCCCTCTGGATCCTGGTGGCCAGCCTGGCTAAAATCG TGTTTCACTTGTCTCGGAAGGTGACGTCTCTGGTCCCCGAGAGCTGTCTGCTGATTTTGCTGGGACTGGCACTGGGGGGCATTGTCTTGGCTGTGGCCAAGAAAGCGGAGTACCAGCTGGAGCCAGgcaccttcttcctcttcttgttgCCTCCTATTGTGCTGGACTCGGGCTATTTCATGCCCAGCCGGCTGTTCTTTGACAATTTGGGTGCCATCCTCACCTATGCCGTGGTGGGCACACTCTGGAATGCCTTCACAACGGGTGCTGCCCTCTGGGGCCTGCAGCAGGCTGGACTTGTGG CCCCTAGAGTGCAGGCTGGCTTGCTGGACTTCCTGCTGTTTGGGAGCCTCATCTCAGCAGTGGATCCCGTGGCCGTGCTGGCTGTCTTTGAGGAGGTGCATGTCAACGAGACCCTCTTTATCATCGTCTTTGGCGAGTCCCTGCTCAACGATGCAGTCACCGTG GTGCTGTACAAGGTCTGCAACTCTTTTGTGGAGATGGGCTCTGCCAACGTGCGGGCCACTGACTACCTGAAGGGAGTCG cctccttgTTTGTGGTCAGTCTGGGCGGGGCAGCCGTGGGCTTAGTCTTTGCCTTCCTCCTGGCCCTGACCACACGCTTCACCAAGCGGGTCCGCATCATCGAGCCGCTGCTGGTCTTCCTCCTCGCCTACGCAGCCTACCTTACCGCTGAAATGGCCTCGCTCTCTGCCATTCTTGC GGTGACTATGTGTGGCCTGGGCTGTAAGAAGTATGTGGAGGCCAACATCTCCCATAAGTCCCGCACAGCTGTCAAGTACACCATGAAGACTCTAGCCAGCTGCGCGGAGACCGTCATCTTCATGCTGCTCGGCATCTCGGCCGTGGACTCTTCCAAGTGGGCCTGGGACTCTGGGCTGGTGCTGGGCACCCTCTTCTTCATCCTGTTCTTCCGAGCCCTCG GCGTAGTCCTGCAGACGTGGGTGCTGAATCAGTTCCGGCTGGTCCCTCTGGACAAGATTGACCAGGTGGTGATGTCCTATGGGGGCCTGCGGGGGGCTGTGGCCTTCGCTCTCGTCATCCTCCTGGACAGGACCAAGGTCCCTGCCAAGGACTACTTTGTAGCCACCACAATTGTGGTGGTCTTCTTCACAGTCATCGTGCAG GGCCTGACCATCAAGCCACTGGTCAAGTGGCTGAAGGTGAAGAGGAGTGAGCATCACAAACCCACCCTGAACCAGGAGCTGCATGAGCAC ACTTTTGACCACATTCTGGCTGCAGTGGAGGACGTTGTGGGGCACCATGGCTATCACTACTGGAGGGACAG GTGGGAGCAGTTTGATAAGAAGTACCTGAGTCAGCTGTTGATGCGGCGCTCAGCCTACCGCATCCGGGACCAGATCTGGGATGTGTATTACAGACTCAACATCCGGGACGCCATCAGCTTCGTGGATCAG GGAGGCCATGTCTTGTCCTCCACTGGGCTCACTCTGCCCTCCATGCCCAGCCGCAATTCTGTGGCAGAGACCTCCGTCACCAACCTGCT GAGGGAGAGTGGCAGTGGAGCGTGTCTGGATCTGCAGGTGATTGACACAGTGCGTAGTGGCCGGGACCGGGAGGACGCGGTGATGCACCATCTGCTCTGCGGAGGCCTCTACAAGCCGCGCCGCAGG TACAAAGCCAGCTGCAGCCGCCACTTCATCTCTGAGGACGCGCAGGAGCGCCAGGACAAGGAGGTCTTCCAGCAGAACATGAAGCGGCGGCTGGAGTCCTTTAAGTCCACCAAGCACAACATCTGCTTCACCAAGAGCAAGCCACGACCCCGCAAGGCCAGCCGCAAGAAG AAGGATGGCGTGGCTAACACTGAGGCTACAAACGGGAAACCTCCTCGAGACCTGGGCTTCCATGACACAG CTGCTGTGATCTTAACCGTGGagtctgaggaggaggaggacagcgACAgttcagagacagagaaggaggatgACGAAGGGATCATCTTTGTGGCTCGGGCCACCAGTGAGGTTCTCCAAGAGGGCAAGGTCTCAG GGAGCCTTGAGGTGTGCCCCAGCCCACGCATCATCCCCCCATCCCCAACCTGTGCGGAGAAGGAGCTGCCCTGGAAGAGTGCACAGGGGGACCTGGCCGTCTACGTGTCCTCAGAAACCACCAAGATTGTGCCCGTGGACATGCAGACAGGCTGGAACCAGAGCATCTCATCCCTGGAGAGCTTGGCATCCCCGCCATGTACTCAGGCCCCAACGATGACCCGCCTGCCTCCCCGCCCACGGGCCCCAGAAGAGCCCCAGGCCCCTCTCAAGCTGCCCCTCTCCTCTGATCCTCGCTCTTGCTTCGCCTTCCCCCCGAGCCTGGCCAAGGCGGGCCGTTCTCGCAGTGAGAGCAGCGCTGACATCCCCCGGCAGCAGGAGCTGCAGCCCCTCATGGGACACGAGGACCACACCCATCTCAGCCCGGGCACCGCCAACTCCCACTGGTGCATCCACTTCAACAAAGGCGGCCGGCTGTAG